The DNA segment ATGCACCCCACGTCTATACTTCGGCAAAGGCGGGGATTGCCAAGCTAAACTTAAACGATGAGGCCACGGATATGTCGGCGCTCTTTGATACCATTTTGGACTATATTCCCGCACCCCAAGCGGATATGGACGCACCGTTTCAAGTGTTAATTTCCACCATCGACTACAATGAGTATGTAGGACGTATCGGCATCGGTAAAGTGGAGCGTGGGAAGATTGCCGCCAACTCCCAGGCGATCATTGTGAACAAACAAAAGCCGGACTATAAACAGACGGTCAAGATTACTAACATCTACGAATTTGAAGGACTCAACCGTGTGCCGGTCGAGGAAGCTAAGGCAGGGGCAATTGTCGCCATCTCCGGCATTGAAGACATCAATATCGGTGATACCGTCACCTCTACGGACGATCCGACACCCCTTGAGTTTGTGAAAATCTCCGAACCGACCCTTGCGATGAATTTTTCTGTGAACGATTCACCCTTTGCAGGGCGAGACGGCAAGTTTGTCACGTCGCGTCAAATTCGCGGACGACTGATGCGCGAACTCCAAACGGATGTGGGCCTTCGGGTAGAAGACACCGGGTCCACAGATGCCTTCAAAGTCTCCGGACGCGGGGAGCTCCACTTAAGTGTCCTCATTGAAACTATGCGTCGTGAAGGCTATGAATTCCAAGTGTCGAAGCCTGTGGTACTCTTTAAACAGATCGACGGCAAGACCTACGAGCCGATGGAACAGGTCACTGTCGACGTGTCCAATGAACACGTGGGCAGTGTCATTGAAAAGTTAGGGCGACGGAAGGCGGAACTTGTAAGTATGCAGGAGCCAACCGGCGGCTATGCCAAGCTGGAGTTTAAAATGCCGGCGCGGGGTCTTATCGGATATCGCTCCGAGTTTATGTCCGATACCAAGGGCAACGGCATCTTGAACTCCCTCTTCCTGGATTACGAACCGTACAAAGGAGACATCCCTCGCCGCAACGACGCATCCATTGTGTCCTTCGATACGGGGACAGCCTCCGCTTACGGCCTGAACAACGCTCAGTCCCGAGGCTCCCTGTTCATTGAACCCGGAGAAGCGGTGTATGAAGGTCAGGTGGTCGGCTCGTCACCGAAGGGCGTAGAGCTTGAAGTATCCATCACCAAGACCAAAAAGCAAACCAACATTCGAGCTTCCGGATCCGACGATGCCCTGAAGCTCTCTCCCATCGTGGATATGTCGCTGGAAGAGGCGTTGGAGTTTATTGAAGATGACGAGCTGATTGAAGTGACACCGAACACCTTTAGAATCCGAAAACAAATCCTCGATACACAAACCCGTTATAAATCCAAGAAAAATAAAAAATAAGCGCTGTAACAGAAAAGGGCGCCACGCTGTCCAAGTACTTAACGGCTTGGCGTGACACATCTTGTAACGAGGCTGTCCACACCGAATAGGACATGGCGATGGTACGTATCGTCGCAATAAAATAAAATTCCAAGAAAAAGGCTGTATCGACTCACAGGGGTTGATACAGCCTTTTAGTAATAGAGGGGTTATTTTTGGAATCTATCCATCTCAATTCAGGAAAGGATAGCAACGTTATACGCGCGGCATACTTATCTCGTCACTCTCACGAATGATCTCTCCTGTCTTGATATTGACCTTGCAAAGTCTCGCATCCCGCTTATCCGGATCCGTGTAGTAGGTGGTGTGGATGAAGTTGCCGTCCAGGGTAAACAGCGGTCCGTTTTTTTGGTAATAGGCGAAGTAAGCTTCAGGTTTTATCTCCGTAGTATCTTTGACAATGGATAAATTTCTCGACATCGGCCCGAGAAGGCGTGAAAACTGTTTTACGAGGTGTATTTCCAAATCGCCGTGGATATAGTGAGTCTCGTTCGGCACGGTGAGATAACCTCCATCTGCCGCTCTGCCGGAATCACCTTTTGCGGTATAAAAATAATTATCCGCTCTAATGTTTAAACCCTTTTTGGCATCAAAGGTGTAGTCCCATCCGAATTCGTCGACGGCAAAACGCCATGTGAGCGGAAAGTAGGTGATATCTCGGAAAAAGAGCAGCGGGTAAGGCTCGTTTTCTGTGTCGAAAACTTTGCCATTCACGGTGACTTTTTCGGTGACAATTTTTGCGCGCTGATTCTTTTTATTTTTTGAAGGACGCGGCTTGTCGTAGGCAAATTGTTTCGGCACGTCCCACTGACCCTTGTCGATGACCAGTCCGTCCGAAGAGGTCCAGTTAGTATTGACATTTAAAATCGTCGAATGAAATGTTGTCATGGGGAAATAGGTGATATCCTTATAGACTAGTAAGGGATATTGCGCATCTTCATCCGGATTAAATTCCAGTCCGTTAAAGTTGGTTGGTACATTCGGCTTAAATTCAATGCCGTTTAAATTGACAGGGAAGTCGGGGATAGTTGCGCTCACACTGACGTCTGCGGCAAACACGGCGAGAGGCGACGCCAGGAACAACAAGGCCATCACCAGGACAGCTATACATTTTTTTATCATTGTAAATCTTCCTTTCTATATTCGGGGGACTCAAGGCATGCCATTTAATTAAATGAAATGTTGACGGTATCGGAAGTCCACGGTGAAAAATTAGCTGTAACTTTAGTATAAGCTTCCGTAGTAGGCCCTTGTCTATAGGCTTCTGAACAATATTGAGGGGTAAAGGCATAATTGGCACTAGGTGTATACAACCAACTTTGGTCGTATTGTGCAGCAACCATGATCGTACCTGTATGAATATTCAGAGGTGAACCATTTAAAGTTTGCGCCAGATTAATTTGTTTCGAAAACTTGGTCGTGGAAAAATTAGATGGCACACAGTTGGTTCTAAAATTATATACAACTCTTCCCACTTCAGCCCAAGAAGCTTTATCTCGGATAATTAACTCAACTTTGTCAGTGTACATCTGCACATGGAAATAGACGTTGTTTCCTCCGGTGAAATTAATTTCATACTCTTGTTTTCGATCACCATCTTCTACAATGTTATAAAAAGCTTTCCATTGACCCAGGGATGGAAAATAGACCAATCCGATATCGCCATACATAGAATGCCCGGCATTGCTGGAACTTATACCAAAAAATTGATACGGTCTGTCAATGTCGTTGACATTGGAGAGACTTGGCAGGGTTACATAGGATGTTAACTGGTTGTGTCCGGCGGTGCTGTTTACAAGATAATAGACGCCGGATTGATCAGCTGAATTTACACGATCTTCCAGTCCGGAGACAGATCTTAAAGAGAAGTCGGAAGAGTGTGTCCACTTTTGAGCGATATCTTGATAAGGAATAATTCCGTATGGTGTGATGGTGTCGCCATTTGGCAAGTGTTCATAGGATTTGGATCTCTGTTTAGGCGTAGGATTCGTGGCATTGGCAATTAAACCTTTCACGTAGTTGTCTATCTGTAGCGGTGTGAGATGGTATACTTCAATCTGTTGGTATAACGATGAAATATCTTCGTCCGGAATGCCTACATTTTTCATTTGCTCCAACTGTTGTTCCGATACTTGGGCGCTGCCCGGAAAGTCTGCCATATCTATAGCATAAGCCCGATAAGCGCTGAAGCACAATAACAACCCGAACAGTGCCAGCATTGATAATAATTGATTCTTTTTCATGATTTTGCGCCTTCTTTTTCTTAGGGATGCTCATTGTTGAGATGAGCACGTTGAAATCACAGCGTTGTTGCACGAAAGTTTTATATGTTCGATTCATGAGTTTTACTATACAGAGCCATGTACTCTCATGAAATCACTTTTTTCTATTTATCCGGCCTTCGTTGTACTATCGAGTTGCGTTTAAAGTGTCATATGGTCCGTGACATATCGTCACTGGCTTGAAACACGCTGAGGAACAACGGTTTATGTGTCTTTGTGGCGATATGAACGACGATGCTATGGCAAAATATACAGTCTGTATATTTTGTTTCATTGTATACTGGGCGGGAAATGCTGTCAACACGTTCTCACAGTATCATAGCATCAGTAGACTTGAGAGACTCACCGAGAAGTCAAGCTCGCTTTGGTTTTCGATCGAGGTCGAGGGGGCGGTTGCGTGTGATGGCGCGAGACGATGAGTGATGGAGGGTTTAATGGGGGAGGAGCTTGCATATAAAAAAGGCTGTGAATGAGCTCACAGCCTTTTTAGTGATACGCCGACGATCAGCGTTTGAAATTGTGCATCAGGAAAAATGAAATCAATAAGATCATCGGCGAGAGTAAAATGGTTTTTTCGGCAAAGATCGCAGACAGCACACCGCCGAGTCCTGCGCCGAGGGCAAAGATGGCGATAATGCCGTAGTAGTGGAAGGTTCGGGTTAAGGCTTCCGTGTCTTTGGTTCGCAGATACATGGACAACGCTTCGGTGCCGCTTCGGAGGTTGCCGATGCACATGGTGCTGGCATAACCGTAGCCGTGAACTTTTCTAAAGCTTTGGACTTGAAGGGCACAGCTGAACGAGACCAGTGCATTGGCCACGACATCGTAGCTCGACGGCATAAAGGCTACCGAGGCGAGGATGAGGATTTCCAAAACCAGAATCCGCTGTCGCCAGTGGATCCCTCTGTGGGTTTGAAACGTATTTTGAACTTGTTCGGCGACAAGGATGCCCAGTCCGAAGGACACGAGGGGGAGGAGAAAGTGGAGGGCCGTTGTCACATCCCCTGTCATTAAACTTTGACTCATAAGGACCACGTTGCCGGTTTGTGCGTTGGCAAAAACGTGGCCTCGAATGTTGT comes from the Peptoniphilus equinus genome and includes:
- the typA gene encoding translational GTPase TypA, whose translation is MQREDIRNIAIIAHVDHGKTTLVDALLRQSGVFRDNQVVEERVMDSNAIERERGITILSKNTAVMHNGVKINIIDTPGHADFGGEVERVLKMVNGVVLLVDAYEGPMPQTKFVLKKAFELNLPVIVDINKIDRPGARPDEVVDEVLDLFIDLGAGDDALDAPHVYTSAKAGIAKLNLNDEATDMSALFDTILDYIPAPQADMDAPFQVLISTIDYNEYVGRIGIGKVERGKIAANSQAIIVNKQKPDYKQTVKITNIYEFEGLNRVPVEEAKAGAIVAISGIEDINIGDTVTSTDDPTPLEFVKISEPTLAMNFSVNDSPFAGRDGKFVTSRQIRGRLMRELQTDVGLRVEDTGSTDAFKVSGRGELHLSVLIETMRREGYEFQVSKPVVLFKQIDGKTYEPMEQVTVDVSNEHVGSVIEKLGRRKAELVSMQEPTGGYAKLEFKMPARGLIGYRSEFMSDTKGNGILNSLFLDYEPYKGDIPRRNDASIVSFDTGTASAYGLNNAQSRGSLFIEPGEAVYEGQVVGSSPKGVELEVSITKTKKQTNIRASGSDDALKLSPIVDMSLEEALEFIEDDELIEVTPNTFRIRKQILDTQTRYKSKKNKK
- a CDS encoding YoaK family protein gives rise to the protein MQPSDSFTNSALLALSGGLQDAYTYNIRGHVFANAQTGNVVLMSQSLMTGDVTTALHFLLPLVSFGLGILVAEQVQNTFQTHRGIHWRQRILVLEILILASVAFMPSSYDVVANALVSFSCALQVQSFRKVHGYGYASTMCIGNLRSGTEALSMYLRTKDTEALTRTFHYYGIIAIFALGAGLGGVLSAIFAEKTILLSPMILLISFFLMHNFKR